The Pricia mediterranea genome includes a window with the following:
- a CDS encoding sodium:solute symporter, giving the protein MSTLDWTILSGTLLFIVSYGVWRTRGSKNVDDYVGGGKDAKWWTIGLSVMATQASAITFLSTPGQAFHDGLGFVQFYFGLPLAMIIICLVFVPLYHRLKVYTAYEFLENRFDLKTRSLAAILFLIQRGLAAGITIFAPSIILSAILGWHLRTLNIIIGVLVIIYTVSGGTKAVSVTQKQQMFIIMTGMFVTFFFILGYLPADIDMGKALKIAGASNKLQILDFSFDTSSRYTFWSGITGGLFLALAYFGTDQSQVQRYLSGKSMRESQLGLVFNAIFKIPMQFFILLVGVMVFVFYQYNPSPLNFNPSATNAVMESPYAKDYEILQEGQYQLEEEKKMAQNKFSAALELKEYTAVEEAKAEIIALNKKDSTNRAAAKALITEADSVVETNDKDYVFIHFILHNLPQGLIGLLLAVILSAAMSSTASELNALGTITALDLYKRNKKGVFTERHYVLATKGFTLVWGLIAIGIASIADLFDNLIQLVNIIGSIFYGNVLGIFLLAFFFRFVKGNAVFFAAILTQLIIFVLFYTLIFAYPEGEEKLSYLWLNFIGSALVISIALVFEGFDRLLKNPPVGER; this is encoded by the coding sequence ATGAGCACGCTTGACTGGACCATATTATCAGGTACGCTGCTGTTTATAGTGTCTTACGGCGTCTGGCGCACCCGCGGCAGCAAAAACGTCGATGACTATGTCGGAGGGGGAAAGGATGCGAAGTGGTGGACGATCGGACTATCGGTCATGGCCACGCAGGCCAGTGCCATCACCTTTCTATCTACGCCAGGACAGGCTTTTCATGACGGCTTGGGATTTGTGCAGTTCTATTTCGGACTGCCCTTGGCCATGATCATCATCTGTCTGGTATTCGTGCCCCTCTACCATCGGCTGAAAGTGTACACCGCCTACGAATTTCTTGAAAACCGCTTCGATCTTAAGACCCGCTCATTGGCCGCTATCCTCTTTTTAATCCAAAGGGGACTGGCAGCAGGAATTACTATTTTCGCTCCGTCAATCATCTTATCGGCCATTCTCGGTTGGCACCTGCGTACCCTCAACATCATTATCGGGGTGTTGGTCATCATATACACCGTATCCGGAGGCACCAAAGCGGTCAGCGTTACCCAAAAACAACAGATGTTCATCATCATGACCGGGATGTTCGTGACCTTCTTCTTTATCCTGGGATACCTTCCGGCTGATATTGATATGGGAAAGGCCCTAAAGATCGCGGGGGCCAGTAACAAACTGCAAATTCTAGATTTTAGTTTCGATACCTCCAGCCGTTATACCTTTTGGAGCGGTATTACCGGAGGTCTTTTTTTGGCCTTGGCCTATTTCGGAACGGACCAAAGTCAGGTGCAACGCTATCTTTCCGGAAAATCGATGCGTGAAAGCCAGCTGGGCCTGGTTTTTAACGCAATTTTTAAGATTCCCATGCAGTTCTTCATCCTTCTGGTCGGCGTCATGGTCTTCGTTTTTTACCAGTACAATCCCTCTCCCCTAAATTTCAATCCATCTGCCACCAATGCGGTGATGGAATCGCCGTATGCAAAAGATTATGAGATACTGCAAGAGGGACAGTATCAACTCGAGGAGGAAAAGAAAATGGCACAGAACAAGTTCTCCGCCGCCCTTGAGCTCAAGGAATACACTGCCGTCGAAGAGGCTAAGGCAGAGATTATCGCCCTGAATAAAAAGGACAGCACCAACCGAGCCGCCGCCAAAGCCCTTATCACGGAGGCGGACAGCGTTGTAGAGACCAACGATAAAGACTATGTGTTCATCCACTTTATACTCCACAACCTTCCCCAAGGCTTGATCGGGCTCCTATTGGCCGTAATCTTATCGGCCGCCATGTCATCGACCGCATCCGAACTGAACGCTTTGGGTACCATCACAGCGTTGGATTTGTATAAAAGGAACAAAAAGGGAGTTTTCACGGAGCGCCATTACGTTCTGGCTACAAAAGGCTTCACCCTTGTATGGGGCCTAATAGCCATCGGAATAGCCAGTATTGCCGACCTTTTTGATAATCTGATCCAGCTGGTCAACATTATCGGATCTATTTTCTACGGTAATGTACTGGGTATATTTCTCTTGGCCTTCTTCTTTCGGTTCGTTAAGGGAAACGCGGTTTTCTTTGCCGCCATTCTGACCCAGCTGATTATTTTCGTATTGTTCTACACCCTGATTTTTGCCTACCCCGAGGGCGAGGAAAAGCTGAGCTATCTATGGCTCAACTTCATCGGATCGGCCCTGGTTATCTCTATCGCCCTGGTTTTCGAAGGTTTTGACCGGTTGCTGAAAAACCCCCCGGTGGGAGAACGATAA
- a CDS encoding PIG-L family deacetylase — protein MRHFLMCSLGILFLFSTAVAQKPDQLSSSEIYHSLQKLNFLGSALFVAAHPDDENTRLISYLSNAVHARTGYLSLTRGDGGQNLIGPELRELLGVLRTEELLAARRVDGGNQFFTRANDFGYSKNPDETLEIWNKEAVLGDVVWAIRQFRPDVIINRFDHRSPGTTHGHHTASAMLSVEAFDLADDRSAYPDQLSLTETWQPKRLFFNTSWWFYGSEEKFQNADKSKMVDLDVGGYYPILGTSNNEIAALASSQHLSQGFGRLSERGRQDEYLELLKGNLPSDIPNIFDGIDTSWARLEGGAAIGEILHAVEENFDFENPSRHLPELLKAYTILQNLPDDHWKKVKSKELKNLIAEVTGLYLEASSASATTNPGGQVQLNIEAINRSGADMVLKSVRISSADAAIDPDIPLKDNQKRNFELTLNVPPNTEYTSPYWLKEKGSLGMYKVPQQELIGKPETPRAFKAAFEIELNGTPIAFEKPIVYRYAKPEKGELYQPFEVLPEATAGFSDKVLIFADGNSKQIPVTVVAHADGIKGQVQLQHGDGWSVDTGSKSFEIAKKGDKKTVFFTLTPPEQENESYISPIVKINGKEFTKELVEIVYDHIPNQSVLLPSEAKTVRLNIKKAGEQIGYIPGAGDEVPESLRQIGYNVRTIAPGSIGTGSLAPYDAVVVGIRAYNVVDELKFKQRYLLDYVKSGGTLIVQYNTAGRWDEQFKNIAPYPLTLSRDRVTDENSPVEILAKDHHLINFPNTITPSDFEGWVQERGLYFPNEWAKEFTPILSMHDSGENPKKGSLLIAGYGKGYYIYTGLSFFRELPAGVPGAYKLFANMLSIGEAGD, from the coding sequence ATGCGTCATTTTTTGATGTGTTCTTTAGGAATTCTTTTCCTTTTCAGTACCGCAGTGGCCCAGAAGCCCGATCAGCTTTCTTCTTCAGAAATCTACCATTCGCTTCAAAAGCTCAATTTTTTGGGATCCGCACTATTTGTGGCCGCGCATCCCGACGATGAGAATACCCGCTTGATTTCGTATCTGTCCAACGCCGTGCACGCCCGTACCGGGTACCTGTCCCTTACCCGGGGCGACGGGGGGCAGAACCTTATCGGTCCTGAGCTGCGGGAACTGCTGGGCGTACTGCGTACCGAAGAACTGTTGGCGGCAAGACGGGTCGATGGGGGAAACCAATTTTTCACCAGGGCGAACGATTTCGGATACTCTAAAAATCCTGATGAAACCTTGGAAATCTGGAACAAAGAGGCCGTCTTGGGCGATGTGGTATGGGCCATACGCCAATTCAGGCCCGATGTAATCATCAACCGTTTCGACCATCGGAGTCCCGGGACCACCCACGGGCACCATACGGCCTCCGCAATGTTGAGCGTTGAGGCCTTCGACCTGGCCGATGACAGATCCGCCTACCCCGATCAGCTTTCCCTAACCGAGACCTGGCAGCCCAAACGGCTGTTTTTCAACACCTCTTGGTGGTTTTATGGCAGCGAGGAGAAGTTCCAAAATGCGGACAAATCGAAGATGGTGGACCTCGATGTCGGAGGTTATTATCCCATTCTCGGAACCTCCAACAATGAAATTGCCGCTTTGGCCAGTAGCCAACACCTTTCGCAAGGCTTTGGAAGACTTTCAGAACGGGGCAGGCAAGACGAGTATCTGGAGTTGCTCAAAGGAAATCTGCCGAGCGATATTCCGAATATTTTCGACGGAATCGATACCAGTTGGGCCCGCCTCGAAGGAGGGGCAGCTATCGGGGAAATCCTACACGCGGTCGAGGAAAATTTCGATTTTGAAAATCCATCCAGACACCTTCCCGAACTTTTGAAAGCTTACACCATCCTCCAGAATCTTCCTGACGACCATTGGAAAAAAGTGAAATCCAAGGAACTCAAAAATCTGATTGCCGAAGTAACGGGGCTCTATCTGGAAGCATCCTCCGCATCGGCCACCACAAATCCCGGAGGCCAGGTTCAGCTCAATATAGAGGCCATCAACCGAAGCGGTGCCGATATGGTGCTGAAATCCGTTCGTATTTCATCCGCGGATGCCGCAATAGATCCCGACATCCCCCTAAAAGACAATCAAAAACGGAATTTCGAGCTAACCCTGAACGTGCCTCCGAACACGGAATATACCAGTCCATATTGGCTCAAGGAAAAGGGAAGCCTGGGCATGTATAAGGTACCCCAGCAAGAACTGATCGGTAAACCCGAAACGCCTAGGGCCTTTAAAGCAGCCTTTGAAATCGAATTAAACGGAACCCCGATCGCCTTCGAAAAACCCATCGTGTATCGCTATGCCAAACCGGAAAAAGGGGAACTGTACCAGCCCTTTGAGGTCTTACCGGAGGCAACGGCCGGATTTAGCGACAAAGTGTTGATCTTTGCCGATGGAAATTCCAAGCAAATTCCCGTCACCGTTGTCGCCCACGCAGATGGCATTAAAGGGCAGGTACAACTTCAACACGGCGATGGGTGGTCCGTCGATACCGGATCCAAAAGTTTCGAGATTGCCAAGAAGGGGGATAAAAAAACCGTTTTCTTTACCTTGACCCCGCCCGAACAAGAAAACGAGAGCTATATTTCGCCTATTGTTAAGATCAATGGCAAGGAATTCACCAAAGAGCTGGTCGAGATTGTCTATGACCATATCCCAAATCAATCCGTTTTGCTGCCCTCCGAAGCGAAGACGGTACGGCTCAACATTAAAAAAGCCGGGGAACAGATCGGTTACATCCCCGGGGCGGGCGACGAGGTGCCCGAAAGTTTGAGACAGATCGGTTACAACGTACGCACTATTGCGCCCGGCTCAATCGGCACGGGAAGTTTAGCGCCCTATGATGCGGTAGTGGTCGGTATCCGTGCCTACAATGTGGTCGATGAACTCAAGTTCAAACAGCGCTATCTGCTCGACTATGTCAAAAGCGGCGGAACGCTAATCGTGCAGTACAATACCGCTGGCCGTTGGGACGAGCAGTTCAAGAACATTGCCCCCTACCCCCTAACCCTGTCCCGGGACCGGGTGACGGACGAAAATTCCCCAGTGGAAATATTAGCAAAAGATCATCACTTGATCAATTTTCCCAACACCATTACGCCGTCCGATTTTGAGGGGTGGGTACAGGAACGCGGACTCTATTTCCCTAACGAATGGGCAAAGGAATTTACGCCGATACTCTCCATGCACGACAGCGGCGAGAACCCTAAAAAAGGAAGCCTCTTAATCGCGGGATACGGAAAGGGATATTATATCTACACCGGGCTGAGTTTTTTCAGGGAGCTGCCCGCAGGGGTCCCGGGCGCCTATAAACTGTTCGCGAACATGCTTTCTATAGGAGAGGCGGGGGATTAG
- a CDS encoding mechanosensitive ion channel domain-containing protein, with the protein MISIEEFLANYKNELLATAILIVVLVISKMALTKTIRRVGRMSDIVEARTLLITKYVSMLLTTLGIGILVFIWNINVKDVGIAFASVFTVIGVALFASWSILSNVTAGVVLFFSFPFKIGDRVKIMDKDVEGEEPYLIEDIRAFHVSLRKDNGELLVYPNNLMMQKAVTLLYNHIVVDEEVVGKDNTEQNLPNSPKSPGLK; encoded by the coding sequence ATGATCTCCATAGAAGAATTTCTTGCCAACTACAAAAACGAGTTGCTGGCCACCGCGATTCTCATAGTCGTCTTGGTAATATCAAAAATGGCCTTGACAAAGACCATTCGCCGTGTCGGTCGGATGAGCGATATCGTTGAGGCCCGCACCCTACTGATTACCAAATATGTATCTATGTTGCTGACGACATTGGGTATCGGTATTCTGGTTTTTATTTGGAACATCAACGTAAAGGACGTCGGGATCGCTTTCGCTTCTGTCTTTACGGTTATCGGGGTTGCGCTGTTTGCTAGCTGGTCCATTCTAAGTAATGTCACGGCCGGCGTGGTCCTGTTCTTCTCCTTTCCCTTTAAAATCGGGGACCGCGTAAAGATAATGGACAAGGATGTCGAAGGCGAAGAACCCTACCTCATCGAAGATATACGCGCCTTTCACGTAAGCCTGCGGAAAGACAACGGCGAGCTATTGGTCTACCCGAACAACCTGATGATGCAGAAAGCGGTGACCCTACTGTACAATCACATCGTCGTTGACGAAGAAGTGGTCGGGAAAGATAATACGGAGCAAAACCTTCCAAATTCCCCGAAATCGCCTGGACTCAAATGA
- a CDS encoding septum formation inhibitor Maf: protein MKTWIKLELAVLALAALSQIMASCTDKKSTDTEDARKTAQNSDTKAKKQLSEAFKSYWYAGEAEITSYQLQQARYGETRDGQAVLIYVTEHFLPEAQVKADESHPDNVPVLKLNATKNYLTGIYPYSIMTSTFYPVYENRHALKVAFSSQEWCGQVYAQLNNREQFEIMSHSYFEGEADQELRLEKTILEDEIWNKVRIDPAGLPIGDHKVIPSLEYLRLSHKDLKAYAANLSLSDSEGISTYEINYPELERILKIDFSTEFPHEIQGWSETANSGFGTNAKQMTSTATKIKTLKTPYWQQNGNKDLYLRDSLGL, encoded by the coding sequence ATGAAAACCTGGATCAAACTGGAGCTTGCGGTACTCGCCTTGGCCGCCCTATCCCAAATCATGGCATCTTGCACCGACAAAAAGTCCACTGACACAGAGGATGCAAGGAAAACGGCGCAAAACTCGGACACCAAGGCCAAAAAACAGCTGTCCGAAGCTTTTAAGTCATACTGGTACGCCGGGGAGGCCGAAATAACCTCCTATCAACTACAGCAGGCCCGATATGGTGAAACCCGTGATGGGCAGGCCGTCCTTATTTATGTTACGGAACATTTCTTGCCCGAAGCGCAGGTGAAGGCCGACGAGAGCCATCCGGACAATGTACCAGTGCTTAAGCTCAATGCCACCAAAAATTACCTGACCGGCATCTACCCCTACTCCATAATGACCAGTACTTTTTATCCGGTGTACGAGAACCGACATGCCCTGAAGGTCGCCTTCTCGTCCCAGGAATGGTGCGGACAGGTGTATGCGCAGTTAAACAACCGGGAGCAGTTCGAAATCATGTCCCATTCCTATTTCGAAGGAGAGGCGGATCAGGAGCTGAGGCTGGAGAAGACCATCCTCGAAGACGAAATCTGGAACAAGGTCCGAATCGATCCAGCGGGACTCCCCATCGGGGACCACAAGGTAATCCCATCCCTGGAATACCTTCGATTGTCCCACAAGGACCTTAAGGCCTACGCGGCCAACCTGAGCCTCTCCGATTCTGAAGGTATCAGCACTTACGAAATCAACTATCCGGAATTGGAGCGGATCCTTAAGATCGACTTCTCCACCGAATTTCCCCACGAAATCCAAGGTTGGTCGGAAACTGCCAACAGCGGTTTCGGGACGAACGCAAAGCAGATGACCTCGACGGCGACTAAAATAAAAACATTAAAGACCCCGTATTGGCAGCAGAACGGAAACAAGGATCTATATTTGCGCGATAGTCTAGGATTATGA
- a CDS encoding Maf-like protein, whose amino-acid sequence MLPEKLKNYNIILASGSPRRQQFFRELGLDFEIRLKPVEEVYPKKLRGSAISDYLAELKASAFEGSLASDEILITSDTVVWHNHKSLAKAKDAEEAHSMLKTLSGDWHEVITSVCFTTRTGQKTVNHSTKVKFRVLSEEEIRFYVKNYRPFDKAGAYGIQEWIGLIGIEKIEGSYFNVVGLPTHLVYESLLEIVKP is encoded by the coding sequence ATGCTTCCGGAAAAATTAAAAAACTACAACATCATCCTAGCGTCGGGATCTCCAAGAAGGCAGCAGTTTTTTAGGGAATTGGGACTGGATTTCGAAATCCGCCTTAAACCCGTGGAGGAAGTATATCCAAAAAAACTACGGGGAAGCGCCATCTCCGATTACCTGGCCGAACTCAAGGCTTCCGCTTTTGAGGGAAGCTTGGCATCCGACGAAATACTGATCACTTCGGATACCGTAGTCTGGCATAACCATAAGTCACTGGCGAAGGCCAAGGACGCCGAGGAGGCCCACAGCATGTTAAAAACCCTATCCGGCGATTGGCACGAGGTCATCACCTCAGTGTGTTTTACGACCCGTACCGGACAAAAGACCGTCAACCACAGCACAAAGGTCAAGTTCAGGGTATTGTCTGAAGAAGAAATCCGTTTTTACGTTAAAAACTACAGACCCTTCGACAAGGCGGGGGCCTACGGCATTCAGGAATGGATCGGGCTGATCGGTATCGAAAAAATCGAAGGCTCTTACTTCAACGTGGTCGGGCTACCGACGCATTTGGTGTACGAGTCGCTGTTAGAGATAGTGAAACCATGA
- a CDS encoding KdsC family phosphatase, with protein MEKSYKESLKDIDTFVFDVDGVFTDSTLIITTDGDMLRKMSVKDGYALKTALQKGYNVCVISGGTNEGVRNRLKALGVTDIYLGAHHKMDALEEYMDIYEISAATMLYMGDDIPDIPPMQTVAIPTCPQNAVPEVKAISKYVSHKNGGEGCVRDVIEQVLKVRGDWNGNFSAAKD; from the coding sequence TTGGAAAAAAGTTACAAAGAAAGCCTGAAAGATATAGATACCTTCGTTTTTGATGTGGACGGGGTCTTTACCGACAGCACCCTTATCATTACTACCGATGGGGACATGCTAAGAAAGATGAGCGTGAAAGACGGGTATGCCCTAAAGACGGCTTTACAAAAAGGATATAACGTATGTGTCATTTCCGGAGGCACCAATGAGGGGGTCAGAAATCGGCTCAAGGCCTTGGGGGTAACGGATATCTATCTCGGGGCCCACCATAAAATGGACGCGCTGGAAGAGTATATGGATATCTACGAAATATCGGCCGCCACCATGCTGTATATGGGCGACGACATTCCCGATATTCCCCCGATGCAAACGGTCGCCATCCCCACCTGCCCCCAGAACGCGGTGCCCGAAGTAAAGGCGATTTCCAAATATGTTTCCCATAAAAACGGCGGGGAAGGCTGTGTACGCGACGTTATCGAGCAGGTCTTAAAGGTCCGAGGCGATTGGAACGGGAATTTTAGTGCGGCAAAGGATTGA
- a CDS encoding Rossmann-like and DUF2520 domain-containing protein, whose amino-acid sequence MLRISIFGTGNVAGHLFEAFAAADSVEVEQVIGRNKTALASFERKAETVSDFTQIADTDIFIIAVKDGAIAEISEYLKEKKGLVVHTSGSVPMAVLSHCPRYGVLYPLQTFSKDRNLVMDSVPFCLEAHDKRDLQLLKKLAGRISGKIYEVDSQQRKALHLAAVFVNNFTNHLYHIGKEICDEKGLPFAILQPLIEETADKIKQLSPYEAQTGPARRGDSETMAAHLEQVTKLENPTFKDVYEILSASVKKLYRTDDGASN is encoded by the coding sequence ATGCTACGCATCAGTATTTTTGGCACGGGTAACGTGGCCGGACACTTGTTCGAAGCGTTTGCAGCGGCAGATAGTGTAGAGGTCGAACAGGTGATCGGCAGGAATAAAACCGCCTTGGCCTCTTTTGAAAGGAAAGCGGAAACGGTATCGGACTTTACACAGATCGCCGATACCGACATCTTTATCATCGCGGTAAAGGACGGTGCGATAGCGGAGATATCCGAATATCTGAAGGAAAAAAAGGGATTGGTGGTACATACCTCCGGAAGCGTGCCGATGGCCGTCCTTTCACACTGCCCGCGATATGGTGTGCTGTATCCGTTGCAAACCTTTAGCAAAGACCGGAACCTGGTTATGGATTCCGTCCCTTTTTGTTTGGAGGCGCATGATAAGCGGGACTTGCAGCTGCTCAAGAAATTGGCCGGACGGATATCTGGGAAGATTTACGAAGTCGATTCCCAACAACGCAAGGCCTTGCATCTGGCGGCGGTTTTTGTAAATAATTTTACGAACCACCTCTACCACATCGGAAAGGAAATCTGCGATGAAAAAGGATTGCCGTTCGCTATTTTACAGCCCCTGATCGAGGAAACCGCGGACAAGATAAAACAGCTGTCCCCTTACGAAGCGCAGACGGGCCCGGCCCGACGGGGAGATTCCGAAACCATGGCAGCGCATTTGGAGCAAGTGACGAAACTGGAGAATCCGACCTTTAAGGATGTTTACGAAATCTTGAGCGCATCCGTTAAAAAATTATACCGGACAGATGATGGGGCTTCCAACTAA